A stretch of Lathyrus oleraceus cultivar Zhongwan6 chromosome 6, CAAS_Psat_ZW6_1.0, whole genome shotgun sequence DNA encodes these proteins:
- the LOC127093080 gene encoding RHOMBOID-like protein 2, translated as MNSRRDVERGGGGTKNTYTYSAANSSAYVYVAESRRNPWLVLVCVLVNFVVFIVAMAINNCPKDNFGFQGDCVPGFFGRFSFQPLRENPLLGPSSSTLTKMGALKWENIVHQHQGWRLFTCIWLHAGIIHLLLNMTCLIYISIRIEQQFGFLRIGLIYLLSGFSGSVLSSLFIRNSISVGASGAIFGLLGAMLSELLTNWTIYFNKASTLLNLLTIIAINLAIGILPHVDNFAHIGGFATGLLLGFILLPRPRYSWLEQRRLPAGIRLKSKLKAYQYILGIVSLILLIVGLSIALVMLFKGENGNDHCHWCHYLTCVPSSEWDCDNEN; from the exons ATGAATTCTAGGAGAGATGTTGAAAGAGGTGGTGGAGGGACAAAGAACACCTACACTTATTCTGCAGCAAACTCATCTGCATATGTTTATGTTGCTGAAAGTCGTAGGAATCCATGGCTTGTACTTGTTTGTGTGCTTGTTAACTTTGTTGTTTTCATTGTGGCCATGGCTATTAACAATTGTCCCAAGGATAATTTTGGTTTTCAAGGTGATTGTGTTcctggcttctttgggagattcTCTTTCCAGCCTTTGAGGGAGAATCCATTGCTTGGTCCTTCTTCCTCAAC attaACTAAGATGGGAGCTCTTAAATGGGAAAATATTGTGCACCAGCATCAAGGGTGGAGACTCTTCACTTGCATTTGGTTACATGCTGGAATTATTCACTTGCTACTAAACATGACATGCCTTATTTACATCAGCATTCGCATCGAACAGCAATTCGGATTTC TGAGAATTGGATTGATATACCTATTGTCTGGATTTAGTGGAAGTGTACTTTCTTCTCTTTTTATCCGAAACAGCATCTCCGTCGGTGCTTCTGGTGCGATTTTCGGACTTCTTGGAGCAATGTTATCAGAACTTCTTACAAATTGGACTATATATTTCAATAAAGCTTCAACTTTGCTCAATCTTCTAACTATCATCGCCATCAACCTCGCGATAGGCATTTTGCCGCACGTTGACAACTTTGCGCACATTGGAGGGTTCGCCACCGGACTTCTACTCGGTTTCATTTTACTTCCGCGTCCTCGATACAGTTGGTTAGAGCAGCGTCGTCTTCCTGCTGGTATTCGTCTCAAATCAAAACTCAAAGCTTACCAATACATCCTAGGAATTGTGTCTCTAATTCTGTTGATCGTTGG ATTATCGATTGCGTTGGTGATGCTGTTCAAGGGTGAGAATGGAAATGATCATTGTCATTGGTGTCACTACCTAACTTGTGTGCCAAGTTCTGAATGGGATTGTGACAATGAGAATTAA
- the LOC127093081 gene encoding putative non-specific lipid-transfer protein 14 gives MGSFKVLRMFGILMLLFSPPLVFAYIECTTVAQLFSSCSIFIRYGTPDPIPGSPCCDAMSGLSIISNSGNNKQPVCRCVLGLIENYGPNSTAIGVLPGLCGISLGFTILPNSDCIMPF, from the coding sequence ATGGGAAGCTTCAAGGTATTAAGAATGTTTGGGATTTTGATGTTGCTATTTTCACCCCCATTAGTGTTTGCATACATAGAATGCACCACAGTTGCTCAACTTTTTTCTTCATGCTCTATTTTCATCCGTTATGGAACTCCAGATCCAATTCCAGGGTCTCCTTGTTGTGATGCCATGTCAGGATTGAGTATAATTTCTAATTCAGGTAATAATAAGCAACCTGTTTGTAGATGTGTTTTGGGCCTAATTGAAAATTATGGGCCAAATTCTACAGCTATAGGTGTCTTGCCAGGTTTATGTGGTATCTCTTTGGGCTTCACAATTCTTCCCAATTCAGATTGTATAATGCCCTTTTAG
- the LOC127096110 gene encoding glutathione S-transferase T3 yields MDPNHFHYQQAFFNYMQNYQNPNPQNSQIPPVPTNPAIFLPSPNNPNMYPIPQMNSNSMEFSTQVPPFSTKVPPFSTQVGTEKEERIVVKKRSREQFTREEDILLIQSWLNVSKDPIVGVDQKAESFWLRIAASYNQYRGQLREKLGGQLKCRWHRINGMVQKFVGCYKIALKGKKSGTSETDVMADAHAIFAQDQGTTFNLEYAWRLLKDEAKWRIVEESIGSSAKITETYASGASSENPDTTSSYEFNSSSPMERPMGQKAAKRKGKASKIPNATQDAKNKRAITMDRLAQAKEDELELRVVQMMMKDTSTMNGSQRDIHEKYCNKMKKNMECS; encoded by the coding sequence ATGGATCCTAATCATTTTCATTATCAACAAGCTTTTTTCAATTACATGCAAAATTATCAAAATCCTAATCCTCAAAATTCTCAAATTCCACCGGTGCCAACAAACCCCGCCATATTTCTTCCGTCACCAAACAATCCAAATATGTATCCTATACCTCAAATGAATTCTAATAGTATGGAATTCTCTACTCAAGTTCCACCATTTTCTACTAAAGTCCCACCATTTTCTACTCAAGTTGGTACTGAAAAAGAAGAAAGGATTGTCGTTAAAAAAAGATCTCGAGAGCAATTTACAAGGGAAGAGGATATACTACTTATCCAATCATGGCTCAATGTTTCAAAGGATCCAATTGTGGGAGTTGATCAAAAGGCTGAGAGTTTTTGGTTAAGAATTGCTGCTAGTTATAACCAATATCGTGGGCAATTGCGGGAAAAGTTAGGGGGACAGTTAAAATGTCGATGGCATAGAATAAATGGCATGGTTCAAAAATTTGTTGGGTGTTACAAAATTGCTCTTAAAGGAAAGAAAAGTGGGACATCCGAGACCGATGTCATGGCAGATGCACATGCTATTTTTGCTCAGGATCAAGGTACAACATTCAATCTTGAGTATGCATGGCGATTGTTAAAAGATGAAGCTAAATGGCGCATCGTCGAAGAATCGATTGGAAGTTCTGCAAAAATAACAGAGACTTATGCTAGTGGGGCATCATCGGAGAACCCAGATACAACTTCAAGTTATGAGTTTAACTCATCATCACCAATGGAGCGTCCAATGGGACAAAAAGCAGCAAAAAGGAAGGGTAAGGCATCCAAAATTCCAAATGCAACGCAAGATGCAAAGAATAAAAGAGCAATAACAATGGACAGACTTGCACAAGCTAAGGAGGACGAGCTAGAATTAAGGGTAGTGCAAATGATGATGAAAGACACTTCTACTATGAACGGTAGTCAACGAGATATTCATGAAAAATATTGTAATAAGATGAAAAAAAATATGGAATGTAGTTAG
- the LOC127092151 gene encoding protein IQ-DOMAIN 23 isoform X2, translating to MGFLRRLFAAKKPCPPPADGSGTKSDKDNNTKKRWTFAKQSSRRKSLPPPQPPPSSAFTQFDPSTSLERNKHAIAVAAATAAVAEAALATAHAAAEVVRLTSNGVGSSSKARTGQTRLPEETAAVRIQSAFRGYLVPEEYEDPHSHRVCSTKFGGSSILKRCSSNANFRKIESERQRFGSNWLDHWMQDNSGNQIKDTSFKHKHSHDDKIDKILEVDTWKPHESPSKHSTKPQNQSPSFKFHKGKDQETASRTADNSPQTFSASSKTGNSVRRGTPFTPTRSECSWSFLGGYSGYPNFMANTESSRAKVRSQSAPRQRHELEGYISSRRPFQGLWEVGSTNSDQDSDSRSNRVSPSLSRFNRIGSNNLR from the exons ATGGGCTTTCTCCGGCGACTCTTTGCCGCCAAAAAACCGTGTCCTCCTCCCGCTGACGGCTCAGGTACCAAATCTGACAAAGACAACAACACCAAGAAAAGATGGACCTTCGCCAAACAGAGCAGCAGGAGAAAGTCACTCCCACCGCCACAACCGCCACCATCCTCCGCCTTCACCCAATTTGACCCCTCCACTTCTTTAGAACGGAACAAACATGCAATTGCCGTTGCTGCCGCTACTGCAGCCGTCGCCGAGGCCGCTCTCGCCACCGCACATGCCGCTGCGGAGGTTGTCAGACTGACAAGCAACGGCGTGGGGAGTAGCTCCAAAGCACGTACTGGCCAGACACGGTTGCCGGAGGAAACCGCCGCCGTTAGAATTCAATCAGCTTTCCGCGGTTATTTG GTCCCCGAAGAATATGAGGACCCGCACTCACATCGTGTCTGTAGTACGAAATTCGGTGGATCTTCCATCCTTAAG AGATGTAGTTCCAATGCAAATTTTAGGAAGATTGAGTCGGAGAGACAAAGGTTTGGCTCCAATTGGTTAGACCATTGGATGCAAGATAACTCCGGTAACCAAATcaaagatacttcattcaagCATAAACATTCTCATGACGATAAAATCGATAAGATTCTCGAAGTAGATACATGGAAGCCACACGAGTCCCCATCGAAACATTCAACAAAACCTCAAAACCAAAGTCCCTCATTCAAGTTTCACAAAGGAAAAGACCAAGAAACAGCATCACGCACGGCTGATAATAGTCCACAAACATTCTCCGCGTCTTCAAAAACCGGAAACAGTGTAAGAAGAGGTACTCCTTTTACACCTACAAGAAGTGAATGTTCATGGAGTTTCTTAGGCGGTTACTCCGGTTACCCTAATTTCATGGCGAACACCGAATCCTCAAGGGCTAAAGTTCGATCGCAAAGTGCACCAAGACAACGGCATGAGTTAGAGGGATACATTTCCTCTAGAAGACCTTTTCAAGGTCTTTGGGAAGTAGGGTCTACAAATTCAGACCAAGATTCTGATTCAAGGAGCAATAGAGTCTCACCTTCTTTGAGCCGTTTCAATAGAATTGGAAGTAACAATTTAAGGTGA
- the LOC127092151 gene encoding protein IQ-DOMAIN 23 isoform X1 → MGFLRRLFAAKKPCPPPADGSGTKSDKDNNTKKRWTFAKQSSRRKSLPPPQPPPSSAFTQFDPSTSLERNKHAIAVAAATAAVAEAALATAHAAAEVVRLTSNGVGSSSKARTGQTRLPEETAAVRIQSAFRGYLARRALRALKALVKLQALVRGHIVRKQSADMLRRMQTLVRLQTQARATRAHHLSSDNLHSFKSSLCHYPVPEEYEDPHSHRVCSTKFGGSSILKRCSSNANFRKIESERQRFGSNWLDHWMQDNSGNQIKDTSFKHKHSHDDKIDKILEVDTWKPHESPSKHSTKPQNQSPSFKFHKGKDQETASRTADNSPQTFSASSKTGNSVRRGTPFTPTRSECSWSFLGGYSGYPNFMANTESSRAKVRSQSAPRQRHELEGYISSRRPFQGLWEVGSTNSDQDSDSRSNRVSPSLSRFNRIGSNNLR, encoded by the exons ATGGGCTTTCTCCGGCGACTCTTTGCCGCCAAAAAACCGTGTCCTCCTCCCGCTGACGGCTCAGGTACCAAATCTGACAAAGACAACAACACCAAGAAAAGATGGACCTTCGCCAAACAGAGCAGCAGGAGAAAGTCACTCCCACCGCCACAACCGCCACCATCCTCCGCCTTCACCCAATTTGACCCCTCCACTTCTTTAGAACGGAACAAACATGCAATTGCCGTTGCTGCCGCTACTGCAGCCGTCGCCGAGGCCGCTCTCGCCACCGCACATGCCGCTGCGGAGGTTGTCAGACTGACAAGCAACGGCGTGGGGAGTAGCTCCAAAGCACGTACTGGCCAGACACGGTTGCCGGAGGAAACCGCCGCCGTTAGAATTCAATCAGCTTTCCGCGGTTATTTG GCGAGGAGGGCGTTGAGAGCACTAAAAGCATTGGTGAAGTTGCAAGCATTGGTTAGGGGTCATATTGTGAGAAAGCAAAGTGCGGATATGCTAAGGCGCATGCAAACATTGGTGCGACTTCAGACGCAGGCACGTGCGACTCGCGCGCACCACTTGTCTTCGGATAATTTGCATTCTTTCAAGTCTTCACTTTGTCATTACCCT GTCCCCGAAGAATATGAGGACCCGCACTCACATCGTGTCTGTAGTACGAAATTCGGTGGATCTTCCATCCTTAAG AGATGTAGTTCCAATGCAAATTTTAGGAAGATTGAGTCGGAGAGACAAAGGTTTGGCTCCAATTGGTTAGACCATTGGATGCAAGATAACTCCGGTAACCAAATcaaagatacttcattcaagCATAAACATTCTCATGACGATAAAATCGATAAGATTCTCGAAGTAGATACATGGAAGCCACACGAGTCCCCATCGAAACATTCAACAAAACCTCAAAACCAAAGTCCCTCATTCAAGTTTCACAAAGGAAAAGACCAAGAAACAGCATCACGCACGGCTGATAATAGTCCACAAACATTCTCCGCGTCTTCAAAAACCGGAAACAGTGTAAGAAGAGGTACTCCTTTTACACCTACAAGAAGTGAATGTTCATGGAGTTTCTTAGGCGGTTACTCCGGTTACCCTAATTTCATGGCGAACACCGAATCCTCAAGGGCTAAAGTTCGATCGCAAAGTGCACCAAGACAACGGCATGAGTTAGAGGGATACATTTCCTCTAGAAGACCTTTTCAAGGTCTTTGGGAAGTAGGGTCTACAAATTCAGACCAAGATTCTGATTCAAGGAGCAATAGAGTCTCACCTTCTTTGAGCCGTTTCAATAGAATTGGAAGTAACAATTTAAGGTGA